In Synchiropus splendidus isolate RoL2022-P1 chromosome 15, RoL_Sspl_1.0, whole genome shotgun sequence, the genomic stretch ACCTCACCCGGCCGGGTGGATGCAGGCCAGTCCTTCCTCACTggtgtgtctaatgtgtcaggGGTGAGGCGTTTGACGGCACCACGGTGGGGATGGCATCTCAGTCCTCCATGTGTTCCAGAGACAGATCCGGGGGAGTCAACGTGGTGAGAAGAAGCGTCTTTCTGATTGGCTCCTTGAAGTTAGACTTCACTTCCGTCAGCCGCTGCGGGTCTGAGACCCTCAGCTAGAGTTTAAGAATGAAGCAGGATCATGTGCCGCCCAGACTCAGGGCTTGAGGAAGGGTGTGTGTTGCAGGACCACCTGGTCAGTGTTCTGGGCGTGGCTTCTACTGTGGCCCATGAACTCGGCCACAACCTGGGGATGAGCCACGACACGGCCGAGCGCCACTGCGCCTGCCAGAATGAGCGTCGACTCGGCGGCTGCATCATGGAGCCGTCGACTGGGTCAGAACCAGcaggactctctctctctcgctctctcctccagctggctGGCTCACCATCATCGCTCTTGCCTGCAGGTTCATGCCGGGGCAGcagttcagcagctgcagcgtggCCGACCTGTCGGTCAGTCTGTTGCACGGAGGAGGCATGTGTCTATTCAACGTCCCGCAGCCGGATCAGCTGCTGGGGGGACCTCGCTGTGGCAACCTGTACGTGGAGCGAGGAGAGGAGTGCGACTGCGGCCTGGTGGAGGtgcccgtccgtccgtccgtccgtctgtgtGTCCCACCCTGTGTTGTGACACTGTGCTGTGATTGGCCAGGAGTGTGACGACCGCTGCTGCAACGCCTCGACCTGCCGACTGATCCCAGGagctcagtgttcctctgatgggatctgctgccaggactgccaggtgacacacacacacacacgttgacaCATGCGGGGACTGACTCCAGGCCTTCCCCCGTAGCTCCGGGCCGCCGGCTCCATGTGTCGTCAGCCGATTGGGGAGTGTGACCTGCCCGAGTTCTGCACCGGCTCTTCCCCTCACTGCCCGGCCAACGTCTTCCTGCAGAACGGCGAGCCGTGTGAGAACGGCGCCTCCTACTGCTACGGAGGCGTCTGCGCGAGCATGGACAGTCAGTGCCAGACCCTGTGGGGACCCAGTGAGTGTCAGAAGCAGAAATCTGCATGTTGTCTTCAGATCGACTGACTCACTCTTGTCCTCTCCGTCTGCGCAGACGCCACCAGCGCTCCGGCCGTGTGCTTCTCTTCCGTCAATAAACTTGGGGACAAACTGGGGAACTGTGGTCAGCTGGCCAACGGCTCCTACATGCCGTGCTCCAACTCGTGAGTCAACATTGACCTCCCCCTCTGAGGTCCTGCACCTGTATGACATTACTTCCCGTGTGCTGCAGTGACGTGCACTGCGGTCGCATCCAGTGTCAGGGAGGGAGAGATCGCCCCCTGCTTGGCACCAACGCTGAGATACTCACCACCGAAGTCACTTTCAACCACAGTAAACTGGTGTGTCGTGGAACCTTCTTCCACCTGGGAGACGACGTGTCTGACCCGGCTACTGTTGCCCCGGGTACCGCCTGCGCTCCTGGGAAGGTAAggtggcgccccctgcaggcgaaCAGAGACAACTACAAGGGgtcaatttattatttaatgtgtttaatAATTCATCTTTTCTGAAGTTAAAACAGTTATTTGACCACTTGTTGCCATTCATTTGGCTCTCCTTATGaaacacaaagattttttctgaAGTAATAGAAAATGAATCTGAGAGTTCAAGAGTCACACCCTGCATGTTGCTGTGTCAGGCGTGTCTGGACCAGCGGTGCCAGGACGTATCAGTGTTTGGTGTGGAAGAGTGTCACAGCAAGTGCAACGGTCACGGGGTGAGAGAGGAGTGACGCTGTTCCCTCGGGAGCTGTGTTTCtgatgtgtgcgtgtgcttcAGGTGTGCAACAGCAACAGGAACTGTCACTGCGATGTCGGGTGGGCTCCACCTGACTGTCGGTACTCAGGCTACGGCGGCAGCGTGGACAGTGGACCAGCCCAAGCTTCCGCTGGTACGACTGAGACCCAGCCTGTTCACACAGGACACCTGTCCTTGAGCGCCCTCTTGTGTGTTCGCAGGTTCTGACCCGGTCCGTGTGGCCTTGCTGGTCATCTTTCTCTTCATCCTGCCGGTGGTGCTGCTCTTCTTTGCCCTCCGGTTTCCTCGGTTTCGGCGgcggttgttttgttttggagccGACGGTCCTGTCTATAAACGCAGACAACACAACCGGTGAGActctgtgtgtgagacaggctCATGGTCCACAGTCCTCACTGACACTGTCTCACCCACCACACAGTGTGTCTAACTGTGACAGGTGGGACTCGGACTTGACACACCTGGACAGGTACTGCTGGGCtttgccctctagtgggctctgtgctgtgatgacatcatcacctgtCAGGCCTCTGACAGAGGTTAAAGCTGCAAAGGTGCCTGAACGATACTGGGCTCAGTGGGAGCTTGTGCAGCTTTAGCCTGGTGCTGGTCCTCAGTAGACCTGTCTGTCTTGTGCTGGGGGGCTCTCCAGGAAGCATCCTTCATGTGATGATGCTGGCTGAGTGTGCAGTGGCCTCTGTGAACAGGTTCTGTTGTTGATACCGAGTCTCTCTGTTCAGAACTCCGGTGACCGAGCGAGTGGACTGCAGGAACGGCGAACAGGTCCGGCCTCTCCGGTACCAGCTGAAGCCCCAGACGGACGCCCCGCCCATGCTGCCCCTCAAAGAGGTACCAGTGTAGCGCTGAGTGAAGGAGCGCGTGGTTCTGACtggttgcagagtgatgcaTTTCATCCACCCTTCCTGTTGCATGACTGACTTCCTGCCGTGCCTCtaacacttcctgtctgctcctcctctgcttcctgttttATCTCCTATCAGGTTGACGAACGACCTGCTCCTCCCACTAAGCCACTCCCCCCTGACCCCGCCCCAAACCCACCGCCACAGGTAAACTGGCCTGGGACTGGttctgcttgtgtgtttgtggtcgCTGTGTGATGTCATCGTTCGTCCTGTGTGTGTCACGTCTTGGTCTGAGCACACGTCACTTTTGAATCATCCTCTGTTGCCTCCAGAAGATGTTGTGTCGGTGTGTCATGTCATCGGCTGTTTCAGTGCTCATCATGTGTGTGAACACCTGCTGTCCGCAGTGGTCCTGTGGCTTCTTTGCTCTTGTGTCAGTGTGGTGGTTGTGAAGTCTCGATgatagaatgaatgaatgaatgaatgaatgcagtgGTGCGTGGTTTGCCATTGAGGAGTCAACatttgctctggtttcctccccctctctcaccGTCCTCCCActtctctttctgctgcttCAGTCTACTAAACACCGGCCGGCGCCGCCCACCAAGCCTCTGCCCCCCAACCCCCCCGCACAGGTACGACCAGCCGAGGTCACCGTGATTGACAGCCATCTTGAGACCATCAACAGAGAGAATCAAACCGACTGAGCTGTCGTCTCCTCTGTGCTGCCTCTAACAAACGTCCTTACTTCAGTTCACACTTGTGGCTGTTGATGGTTTCAAGAGGGCGCTGTTGTCGCTGATGAAGGTTTGTGGTTCTGAAGCTCCGTCTTCCTCACTAACATTCCAGCCGCTGGTCCTCCGTCCAGCTCCGCCCAGCAAGCCCCTCCCCCCCGACCCGGCCTCAACGGGACAGGTTAGCATGTGAGCTTGTGCTCGTCATTGTGCGAGCTGTGTCGTGATTGGCTGCACCCCCCCAGGCCCCCCCTTCCTTATTTATCCTTGTTTCTTTCCTAAATTCACCTAATGTCGTCTGTATTTGAATCAGCTCTTTTAAAGAAATTACAGTCCAAACAATAACAATTCTCTTTTTATTGACAAGACAACGAGTGTGTGTTTCCTCCTTCACTTCTCATCTCCAGTTATCAACAGTGTCCGACATTTTGTCTCCAGATGTCTGCTCCGGTTAAACCTGCTGTCCCCAAGAAGCCGGCGGTGCTGCCGCCACCCCTCCCCCAGCCGCACGGCCCCGGGTCCAGACCGCAGCAGCTGACCGTCCCAGCAGTTGCCCCGTTGCACAGGTATCCCACTGCAGAACCAGACTCTCGGTGatgtgcagtggtcagtggctggCTGAGAGACTGGAGGCTGAAATTGCAACCTTGATTTTGTGACAAACAGAACCATCAGTGGCCTGTTTCCTCTGTAGCCATTCGACTGTCTTTCTGGTTGAGCAGAGCCTAATCATCTGAGCTGGGCCTTGCATCAGCTGGACTCTGGTCTAGACCTTGTTTTGTGAAACAGACACCAGTAAAAACAACTCTAATGACTTGGGTGTGAGTTCCTGGCAGCTCTGACCCAGTTCTGCTGCAGCTAATGGATCCTAATGGATCCTTTCCGCCGTGATGGGACTTTAATCTGggctgtggtcaggtgaccggTTTTCATCCACCATGTGACTCTGTTTGTTTGAATgcagttgaacacagtgagtcagcgttcttctcctcctcttcccaggCGACCTCCGGCTCCTCCTGTCAGGCCCGCCGCTGCTCACAGCAGAGCGGGTGGTGGCGGTGGGAGGAGTCAAATGTCTGAAGAGCACTGCTGACGCCCACACCTGCTGACCGTGAGTCCACTGAGCTGTGAGACGTCTCCTGCTGGTAGGATGGTCCGGCGCCACCTGGCCTTGGATCACAACTGGAAGTGAACACCACCAGGAGAGCCGACTCTTGTGAGACGTTTGCCACCAATGACTCGTGGCTAGGACTTGTTTGAGAACTGAACTTTGGATGGAATTGTATTTTTCAACCTGGAATGCTGTAAAACTCGATTCATATTTTgccaaataaaatatttaaaaaaaatttacgAGCCATCTGGTCACAAAGTTCACCAGCAGATCTCTTAGGTCAGCAGTCATGTGACACTGGGCGGTGGGTCATGTGGCGATGACTGGCCTGGACCCTCCTCAAGTCAATTCaccaaacaacaaagcaaacacgGGTACAAGCAAAAGTCGCGTGTAAAGCCTGActtgcctctgtgtgtgtgtgtgtgtgtgtttcctgccGTGGTCATGTGATGACAAAACTCTCACTGACAGATCAAGATACCCCGCCCCTTTGAAGAGGAAGTGCTTCAGAGTTTCCTTTCAGTCTCTGAAGACGCTCATCATGTCTCCatcgctgctcctgctgctcctgctggctTCCTCGCTCTGTCCTGTCTCCAGTGGCCGTGAGTCCCGTCATCCTTTCCCACACTGAACTTCTCACAGACTCGAGCGACTGTGGATAGTTTACGGACTGATATGTGTTCTGGAGAGG encodes the following:
- the adam15 gene encoding disintegrin and metalloproteinase domain-containing protein 12 isoform X7, with the protein product MSSAPGLLLLLLLSGSGAFGRSVKAARELQTGTDILQRPLLEKTRPFALVDGHRRPLTEALQDGHPDTLQCGLEVWGRLFLLDLEKNHDLLPKPPNVFYYLPDGTGVSMTAEPLTHCYYHGSVRGFPHSRVALSTCSGLRGIIIINDSLSFELEPQGGDYGEAAAAAGEGSGGSGHAEDNLDVHLLYSTNPLEGARAAGCGVSHGPVPPIHSWTTKRRRKRDILSETKYIELVLVADHQEFLNYQKNNQTIIYRMMDMANQVDWFYRPLNVRVALTGLEIWSDRDKIIVEKNPADTLNNFLDWRTRELLPRLRHDNAQLVMGEAFDGTTVGMASQSSMCSRDRSGGVNVDHLVSVLGVASTVAHELGHNLGMSHDTAERHCACQNERRLGGCIMEPSTGFMPGQQFSSCSVADLSVSLLHGGGMCLFNVPQPDQLLGGPRCGNLYVERGEECDCGLVEECDDRCCNASTCRLIPGAQCSSDGICCQDCQLRAAGSMCRQPIGECDLPEFCTGSSPHCPANVFLQNGEPCENGASYCYGGVCASMDSQCQTLWGPNATSAPAVCFSSVNKLGDKLGNCGQLANGSYMPCSNSDVHCGRIQCQGGRDRPLLGTNAEILTTEVTFNHSKLVCRGTFFHLGDDVSDPATVAPGTACAPGKACLDQRCQDVSVFGVEECHSKCNGHGVCNSNRNCHCDVGWAPPDCRYSGYGGSVDSGPAQASAGSDPVRVALLVIFLFILPVVLLFFALRFPRFRRRLFCFGADGPVYKRRQHNRVSNCDRWDSDLTHLDRTPVTERVDCRNGEQVRPLRYQLKPQTDAPPMLPLKEVDERPAPPTKPLPPDPAPNPPPQMSAPVKPAVPKKPAVLPPPLPQPHGPGSRPQQLTVPAVAPLHRRPPAPPVRPAAAHSRAGGGGGRSQMSEEHC
- the adam15 gene encoding disintegrin and metalloproteinase domain-containing protein 12 isoform X1 produces the protein MSSAPGLLLLLLLSGSGAFGRSVKAARELQTGTDILQRPLLEKTRPFALVDGHRRPLTEALQDGHPDTLQCGLEVWGRLFLLDLEKNHDLLPKPPNVFYYLPDGTGVSMTAEPLTHCYYHGSVRGFPHSRVALSTCSGLRGIIIINDSLSFELEPQGGDYGEAAAAAGEGSGGSGHAEDNLDVHLLYSTNPLEGARAAGCGVSHGPVPPIHSWTTKRRRKRDILSETKYIELVLVADHQEFLNYQKNNQTIIYRMMDMANQVDWFYRPLNVRVALTGLEIWSDRDKIIVEKNPADTLNNFLDWRTRELLPRLRHDNAQLVMGEAFDGTTVGMASQSSMCSRDRSGGVNVDHLVSVLGVASTVAHELGHNLGMSHDTAERHCACQNERRLGGCIMEPSTGFMPGQQFSSCSVADLSVSLLHGGGMCLFNVPQPDQLLGGPRCGNLYVERGEECDCGLVEECDDRCCNASTCRLIPGAQCSSDGICCQDCQLRAAGSMCRQPIGECDLPEFCTGSSPHCPANVFLQNGEPCENGASYCYGGVCASMDSQCQTLWGPNATSAPAVCFSSVNKLGDKLGNCGQLANGSYMPCSNSDVHCGRIQCQGGRDRPLLGTNAEILTTEVTFNHSKLVCRGTFFHLGDDVSDPATVAPGTACAPGKACLDQRCQDVSVFGVEECHSKCNGHGVCNSNRNCHCDVGWAPPDCRYSGYGGSVDSGPAQASAGSDPVRVALLVIFLFILPVVLLFFALRFPRFRRRLFCFGADGPVYKRRQHNRVSNCDRWDSDLTHLDRTPVTERVDCRNGEQVRPLRYQLKPQTDAPPMLPLKEVDERPAPPTKPLPPDPAPNPPPQSTKHRPAPPTKPLPPNPPAQPLVLRPAPPSKPLPPDPASTGQMSAPVKPAVPKKPAVLPPPLPQPHGPGSRPQQLTVPAVAPLHRRPPAPPVRPAAAHSRAGGGGGRSQMSEEHC
- the adam15 gene encoding disintegrin and metalloproteinase domain-containing protein 12 isoform X10, with product MSSAPGLLLLLLLSGSGAFGRSVKAARELQTGTDILQRPLLEKTRPFALVDGHRRPLTEALQDGHPDTLQCGLEVWGRLFLLDLEKNHDLLPKPPNVFYYLPDGTGVSMTAEPLTHCYYHGSVRGFPHSRVALSTCSGLRGIIIINDSLSFELEPQGGDYGEAAAAAGEGSGGSGHAEDNLDVHLLYSTNPLEGARAAGCGVSHGPVPPIHSWTTKRRRKRDILSETKYIELVLVADHQEFLNYQKNNQTIIYRMMDMANQVDWFYRPLNVRVALTGLEIWSDRDKIIVEKNPADTLNNFLDWRTRELLPRLRHDNAQLVMGEAFDGTTVGMASQSSMCSRDRSGGVNVDHLVSVLGVASTVAHELGHNLGMSHDTAERHCACQNERRLGGCIMEPSTGFMPGQQFSSCSVADLSVSLLHGGGMCLFNVPQPDQLLGGPRCGNLYVERGEECDCGLVEECDDRCCNASTCRLIPGAQCSSDGICCQDCQLRAAGSMCRQPIGECDLPEFCTGSSPHCPANVFLQNGEPCENGASYCYGGVCASMDSQCQTLWGPNATSAPAVCFSSVNKLGDKLGNCGQLANGSYMPCSNSDVHCGRIQCQGGRDRPLLGTNAEILTTEVTFNHSKLVCRGTFFHLGDDVSDPATVAPGTACAPGKACLDQRCQDVSVFGVEECHSKCNGHGVCNSNRNCHCDVGWAPPDCRYSGYGGSVDSGPAQASAGSDPVRVALLVIFLFILPVVLLFFALRFPRFRRRLFCFGADGPVYKRRQHNRTPVTERVDCRNGEQVRPLRYQLKPQTDAPPMLPLKEMSAPVKPAVPKKPAVLPPPLPQPHGPGSRPQQLTVPAVAPLHRRPPAPPVRPAAAHSRAGGGGGRSQMSEEHC
- the adam15 gene encoding disintegrin and metalloproteinase domain-containing protein 12 isoform X11 — encoded protein: MTAEPLTHCYYHGSVRGFPHSRVALSTCSGLRGIIIINDSLSFELEPQGGDYGEAAAAAGEGSGGSGHAEDNLDVHLLYSTNPLEGARAAGCGVSHGPVPPIHSWTTKRRRKRDILSETKYIELVLVADHQEFLNYQKNNQTIIYRMMDMANQVDWFYRPLNVRVALTGLEIWSDRDKIIVEKNPADTLNNFLDWRTRELLPRLRHDNAQLVMGEAFDGTTVGMASQSSMCSRDRSGGVNVDHLVSVLGVASTVAHELGHNLGMSHDTAERHCACQNERRLGGCIMEPSTGFMPGQQFSSCSVADLSVSLLHGGGMCLFNVPQPDQLLGGPRCGNLYVERGEECDCGLVEECDDRCCNASTCRLIPGAQCSSDGICCQDCQLRAAGSMCRQPIGECDLPEFCTGSSPHCPANVFLQNGEPCENGASYCYGGVCASMDSQCQTLWGPNATSAPAVCFSSVNKLGDKLGNCGQLANGSYMPCSNSDVHCGRIQCQGGRDRPLLGTNAEILTTEVTFNHSKLVCRGTFFHLGDDVSDPATVAPGTACAPGKACLDQRCQDVSVFGVEECHSKCNGHGVCNSNRNCHCDVGWAPPDCRYSGYGGSVDSGPAQASAGSDPVRVALLVIFLFILPVVLLFFALRFPRFRRRLFCFGADGPVYKRRQHNRVSNCDRWDSDLTHLDRTPVTERVDCRNGEQVRPLRYQLKPQTDAPPMLPLKEVDERPAPPTKPLPPDPAPNPPPQSTKHRPAPPTKPLPPNPPAQPLVLRPAPPSKPLPPDPASTGQMSAPVKPAVPKKPAVLPPPLPQPHGPGSRPQQLTVPAVAPLHRRPPAPPVRPAAAHSRAGGGGGRSQMSEEHC
- the adam15 gene encoding disintegrin and metalloproteinase domain-containing protein 12 isoform X3 — encoded protein: MSSAPGLLLLLLLSGSGAFGRSVKAARELQTGTDILQRPLLEKTRPFALVDGHRRPLTEALQDGHPDTLQCGLEVWGRLFLLDLEKNHDLLPKPPNVFYYLPDGTGVSMTAEPLTHCYYHGSVRGFPHSRVALSTCSGLRGIIIINDSLSFELEPQGGDYGEAAAAAGEGSGGSGHAEDNLDVHLLYSTNPLEGARAAGCGVSHGPVPPIHSWTTKRRRKRDILSETKYIELVLVADHQEFLNYQKNNQTIIYRMMDMANQVDWFYRPLNVRVALTGLEIWSDRDKIIVEKNPADTLNNFLDWRTRELLPRLRHDNAQLVMGEAFDGTTVGMASQSSMCSRDRSGGVNVDHLVSVLGVASTVAHELGHNLGMSHDTAERHCACQNERRLGGCIMEPSTGFMPGQQFSSCSVADLSVSLLHGGGMCLFNVPQPDQLLGGPRCGNLYVERGEECDCGLVEECDDRCCNASTCRLIPGAQCSSDGICCQDCQLRAAGSMCRQPIGECDLPEFCTGSSPHCPANVFLQNGEPCENGASYCYGGVCASMDSQCQTLWGPNATSAPAVCFSSVNKLGDKLGNCGQLANGSYMPCSNSDVHCGRIQCQGGRDRPLLGTNAEILTTEVTFNHSKLVCRGTFFHLGDDVSDPATVAPGTACAPGKACLDQRCQDVSVFGVEECHSKCNGHGVCNSNRNCHCDVGWAPPDCRYSGYGGSVDSGPAQASAGSDPVRVALLVIFLFILPVVLLFFALRFPRFRRRLFCFGADGPVYKRRQHNRVSNCDRWDSDLTHLDRTPVTERVDCRNGEQVRPLRYQLKPQTDAPPMLPLKEVDERPAPPTKPLPPDPAPNPPPQSTKHRPAPPTKPLPPNPPAQMSAPVKPAVPKKPAVLPPPLPQPHGPGSRPQQLTVPAVAPLHRRPPAPPVRPAAAHSRAGGGGGRSQMSEEHC
- the adam15 gene encoding disintegrin and metalloproteinase domain-containing protein 12 isoform X8, whose amino-acid sequence is MSSAPGLLLLLLLSGSGAFGRSVKAARELQTGTDILQRPLLEKTRPFALVDGHRRPLTEALQDGHPDTLQCGLEVWGRLFLLDLEKNHDLLPKPPNVFYYLPDGTGVSMTAEPLTHCYYHGSVRGFPHSRVALSTCSGLRGIIIINDSLSFELEPQGGDYGEAAAAAGEGSGGSGHAEDNLDVHLLYSTNPLEGARAAGCGVSHGPVPPIHSWTTKRRRKRDILSETKYIELVLVADHQEFLNYQKNNQTIIYRMMDMANQVDWFYRPLNVRVALTGLEIWSDRDKIIVEKNPADTLNNFLDWRTRELLPRLRHDNAQLVMGEAFDGTTVGMASQSSMCSRDRSGGVNVDHLVSVLGVASTVAHELGHNLGMSHDTAERHCACQNERRLGGCIMEPSTGFMPGQQFSSCSVADLSVSLLHGGGMCLFNVPQPDQLLGGPRCGNLYVERGEECDCGLVEECDDRCCNASTCRLIPGAQCSSDGICCQDCQLRAAGSMCRQPIGECDLPEFCTGSSPHCPANVFLQNGEPCENGASYCYGGVCASMDSQCQTLWGPNATSAPAVCFSSVNKLGDKLGNCGQLANGSYMPCSNSDVHCGRIQCQGGRDRPLLGTNAEILTTEVTFNHSKLVCRGTFFHLGDDVSDPATVAPGTACAPGKACLDQRCQDVSVFGVEECHSKCNGHGVCNSNRNCHCDVGWAPPDCRYSGYGGSVDSGPAQASAGSDPVRVALLVIFLFILPVVLLFFALRFPRFRRRLFCFGADGPVYKRRQHNRVSNCDRWDSDLTHLDRTPVTERVDCRNGEQVRPLRYQLKPQTDAPPMLPLKESTKHRPAPPTKPLPPNPPAQMSAPVKPAVPKKPAVLPPPLPQPHGPGSRPQQLTVPAVAPLHRRPPAPPVRPAAAHSRAGGGGGRSQMSEEHC
- the adam15 gene encoding disintegrin and metalloproteinase domain-containing protein 12 isoform X5, translating into MSSAPGLLLLLLLSGSGAFGRSVKAARELQTGTDILQRPLLEKTRPFALVDGHRRPLTEALQDGHPDTLQCGLEVWGRLFLLDLEKNHDLLPKPPNVFYYLPDGTGVSMTAEPLTHCYYHGSVRGFPHSRVALSTCSGLRGIIIINDSLSFELEPQGGDYGEAAAAAGEGSGGSGHAEDNLDVHLLYSTNPLEGARAAGCGVSHGPVPPIHSWTTKRRRKRDILSETKYIELVLVADHQEFLNYQKNNQTIIYRMMDMANQVDWFYRPLNVRVALTGLEIWSDRDKIIVEKNPADTLNNFLDWRTRELLPRLRHDNAQLVMGEAFDGTTVGMASQSSMCSRDRSGGVNVDHLVSVLGVASTVAHELGHNLGMSHDTAERHCACQNERRLGGCIMEPSTGFMPGQQFSSCSVADLSVSLLHGGGMCLFNVPQPDQLLGGPRCGNLYVERGEECDCGLVEECDDRCCNASTCRLIPGAQCSSDGICCQDCQLRAAGSMCRQPIGECDLPEFCTGSSPHCPANVFLQNGEPCENGASYCYGGVCASMDSQCQTLWGPNATSAPAVCFSSVNKLGDKLGNCGQLANGSYMPCSNSDVHCGRIQCQGGRDRPLLGTNAEILTTEVTFNHSKLVCRGTFFHLGDDVSDPATVAPGTACAPGKACLDQRCQDVSVFGVEECHSKCNGHGVCNSNRNCHCDVGWAPPDCRYSGYGGSVDSGPAQASAGSDPVRVALLVIFLFILPVVLLFFALRFPRFRRRLFCFGADGPVYKRRQHNRVSNCDRWDSDLTHLDRTPVTERVDCRNGEQVRPLRYQLKPQTDAPPMLPLKESTKHRPAPPTKPLPPNPPAQPLVLRPAPPSKPLPPDPASTGQMSAPVKPAVPKKPAVLPPPLPQPHGPGSRPQQLTVPAVAPLHRRPPAPPVRPAAAHSRAGGGGGRSQMSEEHC
- the adam15 gene encoding disintegrin and metalloproteinase domain-containing protein 12 isoform X4: MSSAPGLLLLLLLSGSGAFGRSVKAARELQTGTDILQRPLLEKTRPFALVDGHRRPLTEALQDGHPDTLQCGLEVWGRLFLLDLEKNHDLLPKPPNVFYYLPDGTGVSMTAEPLTHCYYHGSVRGFPHSRVALSTCSGLRGIIIINDSLSFELEPQGGDYGEAAAAAGEGSGGSGHAEDNLDVHLLYSTNPLEGARAAGCGVSHGPVPPIHSWTTKRRFLNYQKNNQTIIYRMMDMANQVDWFYRPLNVRVALTGLEIWSDRDKIIVEKNPADTLNNFLDWRTRELLPRLRHDNAQLVMGEAFDGTTVGMASQSSMCSRDRSGGVNVDHLVSVLGVASTVAHELGHNLGMSHDTAERHCACQNERRLGGCIMEPSTGFMPGQQFSSCSVADLSVSLLHGGGMCLFNVPQPDQLLGGPRCGNLYVERGEECDCGLVEECDDRCCNASTCRLIPGAQCSSDGICCQDCQLRAAGSMCRQPIGECDLPEFCTGSSPHCPANVFLQNGEPCENGASYCYGGVCASMDSQCQTLWGPNATSAPAVCFSSVNKLGDKLGNCGQLANGSYMPCSNSDVHCGRIQCQGGRDRPLLGTNAEILTTEVTFNHSKLVCRGTFFHLGDDVSDPATVAPGTACAPGKACLDQRCQDVSVFGVEECHSKCNGHGVCNSNRNCHCDVGWAPPDCRYSGYGGSVDSGPAQASAGSDPVRVALLVIFLFILPVVLLFFALRFPRFRRRLFCFGADGPVYKRRQHNRVSNCDRWDSDLTHLDRTPVTERVDCRNGEQVRPLRYQLKPQTDAPPMLPLKEVDERPAPPTKPLPPDPAPNPPPQSTKHRPAPPTKPLPPNPPAQPLVLRPAPPSKPLPPDPASTGQMSAPVKPAVPKKPAVLPPPLPQPHGPGSRPQQLTVPAVAPLHRRPPAPPVRPAAAHSRAGGGGGRSQMSEEHC
- the adam15 gene encoding disintegrin and metalloproteinase domain-containing protein 12 isoform X9 → MSSAPGLLLLLLLSGSGAFGRSVKAARELQTGTDILQRPLLEKTRPFALVDGHRRPLTEALQDGHPDTLQCGLEVWGRLFLLDLEKNHDLLPKPPNVFYYLPDGTGVSMTAEPLTHCYYHGSVRGFPHSRVALSTCSGLRGIIIINDSLSFELEPQGGDYGEAAAAAGEGSGGSGHAEDNLDVHLLYSTNPLEGARAAGCGVSHGPVPPIHSWTTKRRRKRDILSETKYIELVLVADHQEFLNYQKNNQTIIYRMMDMANQVDWFYRPLNVRVALTGLEIWSDRDKIIVEKNPADTLNNFLDWRTRELLPRLRHDNAQLVMGEAFDGTTVGMASQSSMCSRDRSGGVNVDHLVSVLGVASTVAHELGHNLGMSHDTAERHCACQNERRLGGCIMEPSTGFMPGQQFSSCSVADLSVSLLHGGGMCLFNVPQPDQLLGGPRCGNLYVERGEECDCGLVEECDDRCCNASTCRLIPGAQCSSDGICCQDCQLRAAGSMCRQPIGECDLPEFCTGSSPHCPANVFLQNGEPCENGASYCYGGVCASMDSQCQTLWGPNATSAPAVCFSSVNKLGDKLGNCGQLANGSYMPCSNSDVHCGRIQCQGGRDRPLLGTNAEILTTEVTFNHSKLVCRGTFFHLGDDVSDPATVAPGTACAPGKACLDQRCQDVSVFGVEECHSKCNGHGVCNSNRNCHCDVGWAPPDCRYSGYGGSVDSGPAQASAGSDPVRVALLVIFLFILPVVLLFFALRFPRFRRRLFCFGADGPVYKRRQHNRVSNCDRWDSDLTHLDRTPVTERVDCRNGEQVRPLRYQLKPQTDAPPMLPLKEMSAPVKPAVPKKPAVLPPPLPQPHGPGSRPQQLTVPAVAPLHRRPPAPPVRPAAAHSRAGGGGGRSQMSEEHC